The Humulus lupulus chromosome 3, drHumLupu1.1, whole genome shotgun sequence genome window below encodes:
- the LOC133822430 gene encoding auxin-responsive protein SAUR66-like, giving the protein MDKVKKGSLINKTWERCKSLGRRGHNSPPAGRMTTKSKSCPRMNLVIPVMASPEAEEYEKRSGSPEIGGNNKKVKGCFSVYVGAEKQRFVVKAEYANHPLFKMLLEEAESEFGYDNQGPIMLPCNVDVFYRVLVEMDDDDTGAAADKIHRPGCGFVKRHATSYQLLSPSRMVAINQF; this is encoded by the coding sequence ATGGATAAAGTGAAGAAGGGCAGTTTGATCAACAAAACGTGGGAGCGATGCAAGTCCTTAGGCCGCCGTGGCCACAACTCACCGCCGGCGGGTCGGATGACGACGAAGAGCAAATCATGCCCACGCATGAATCTGGTCATCCCCGTCATGGCGTCGCCTGAGGCGGAAGAATACGAAAAGCGCAGCGGTAGTCCTGAGATTGGTGGTAATAACAAGAAAGTGAAGGGTTGTTTCTCGGTCTACGTCGGAGCTGAGAAGCAGAGGTTCGTGGTGAAAGCAGAGTACGCCAACCACCCACTCTTCAAGATGCTGCTCGAAGAAGCCGAGTCGGAGTTTGGCTACGATAACCAAGGTCCCATTATGCTGCCATGCAACGTTGATGTGTTTTATAGAGTGTTGGTGGAAATGGATGATGATGATACCGGCGCCGCCGCCGATAAGATTCACCGCCCTGGTTGCGGCTTCGTGAAGCGCCACGCCACCTCTTATCAACTTCTCAGCCCCTCTCGCATGGTGGCCATTAATCAGTTTTAA